TATTATGAATAATTTcttacaaataatttttttttacacatttatactttttatttaacacaactggtgtgtgtgtgattacatAATTTATGACCACAACTTATTAACCTCTCTTTGGCAGTTAATGGCATCCTCACACTGGAATTCAGTTTAGAGAGCTTCCTATGCGAGTTTGGGTTTGTTTGATCAAGCAGGAAAGCAGTTTTCGTTAAGTTTTTGTACACCTTGATTGGTGAACTGGTTTTGCAGTAATAAGGAAATTGAGTACACTTCCAGATACGGACAAGTGGtgaataatggatggatgaagtacactttattttatttaattgttgtgGAAGATTGGCTTTAATTCAGCTTCAATTCTCTCCTTGCTGCAGAACACTGGAAGCCGATTAACCCTGAGGAGAAGAAATGTTATGACAGGGAGTTTCTGCTGCGCTTCCAGTTTATCAGCGCCAGTATGAGCAAACCTGAGGGCCTTCCTCACATAACTGAGGTGGTGCTGGACAAGGTGAGTTTCTCTGTCTTTGACAAACTTGCAGGAAATGTCATTGTTGTTTTAGTACCCTTTAAATAGTAGTGAGTTGTTTAGGATAATGTTATCAACGTTTATctattcatgattttaatgatCATTATTAACAAAAGtctgcatatttttattttaatttgttggaTCCCATCAGGAGTTCATGCCATGCACTGAGGTATTGAAAGTGTTCAATCCTGAAATCTcgtgtgtttctgttttctctgttttcttcaGGCGAATAAGACCCCTCTCCGGCCACTGGACCCCAGTCGTCTGATGAACTGTGGCCCAGACTTCACTCCGTCCTTTGCTAATCTTGGCAGACAGCCGCCTGGAGGAGGGCGAGGACTGGTACGCTGCTTTTTATACTGCTTTTTATGTCTGTATGTCTCGTTCTCCGTCActtctttcttgtttttgtctatgtatatatatgtatgtgtgtgcgtttctAGAAACTGACAGCTCTTGTTTATCACCACCCACTCTTCATCAGCTCCCAGGCCCTCGTCGCTCTCAGCAGGGTCAGCAGCGTAAGGAGCCAAGGAAGATCATTGCGAGCGTGTCTCTGAATGACGACGTTCAGCTGAACCGGGCAGAGAAGGCGTGGAAACCGTCGGGTAAGAAGACTCGTGAGGAAGAGGACCCAGAGATGGTCCGCACGCAGGACCTATTCCGCAGAGTCCGTGGCATCCTCAACAAGCTCACACCACAGATGTTCCAGCAGCTGATGAAGCAGGTGACGGAGCTCACCATTGACACAGAGGAGAGGCTCAAAGGAGTCATAGACCTCGTCTTCGAGAAGGCCATCTCCGAACCCAACTTCTCTGTAGCCTATGCCAACATGTGCCGCTGCCTTACAGGGGTCAGTCTTCTATGTTTTCCTCTGCACTCTTCTCTGTTCAGTCTTCATTTTACAAccttcttttactttttttcctaTCCTTTATCCTTTTTGGCTTTctcttgtttctttttcttttccttctatTAATGTGATTTTCCTTCCTGTGTCTAGCTGAAAGTCCCCACCTCGGATAAACCGACAGTCACTGTGAATTTCCGTAAACTGCTGCTGAACCGCTGTCAGAAAGAGTTTGAGAAGGACAAGGATGATGATGAGATCTTTGAGCAAAAGCAGAAAGAGATGGATGCTGCCAAAGAGGTAAGAGACTGTTGTGTATCCCGAGTTGCCCAGCGATCATAGCATTGGCCTGTTATCAGGAGTCagggtgggtaggatggccccggTCTCGCTCATCTTTCTGCTAGCGGTGCTGGTTAACACGGACAGATGTGGGCTTTGTTTTCTGGTATGTTGAGCTGGTGAGTGTTGTGTTAGTAGCAGTTCATAAAGCAGGGTGGTCTGGCCATGCGTTTCTCAGAGGAAGTATTTGCTCTCCTTCACTCTCCAGAGGCTGGTGGCAATAGTTCATTAAATGTTAATTGGGAAGAAAATATCCCAAAATTTAGGGATAAGTATCACGATAAGAAGTCAATAAAATGGACAACCTGTGTgttgttaaacattttatgctttaacatttatacttctgctttagtgtctgtgtctctctgcaattacaccgccacaacactagggctgaatgtCAAACATCATCTTCTCTATGTAGTACAAAATATAGTGGTGTAGaagaattacttttataaatctttaaagtgcactatttaggaaGGAGGTTGTTGTATGGGACAAAGTGAGGTTAACACGAGGTGCCAGGAAAGGAACAAATACAAAGCCGGCACGTTTTTCCCGTGTGGTCAAAGCTTCTCGTTGAGGGTTTTTTTCCCGGagatttttcctctttttcaaCATATTTATTCATCCCTGACGTCCACACCATATCAGAGGAAATCTCTAGCTAGGCTAGTCTGTGGTCTCTATAGTGTGGAGTTCCTGTACAACTACAGCTCAACATAGTGTCCATCTGATTACTGCAACGTGTAGTTACATATCTGGAGAGGTGTATGTCAGGCTAATTCATCTTTAACTAAAGCCCAATTTCTAATTTCACGTTGACGTCACGTATAATTATAAATTAGACTTTAATTAgttcaaatgaaaacaaaacatgtaGGATACCTTTTGAGATTCAACAATAAAACTATAGCTACAGAGGATTTTAGGCTTTTAAATACTTCTCCAAATCTTCTCAACCCTCTCAGACAAAAGTTTCTTAAGTTTGAATGCTGAAAACCTACATCTGTTTCATTATCAACTGTTTTATTGTAACAACTGTGACTAAAAGTGACATGTCAGATATTTACCCATGAGAACAATCAGAGTTTAaccatggcttttttttttttttttttaaataaatgacactAAAAACATGCAATTCTTTGTCGTTCCTTCACCCCCAccgcccccaattttcctgttGGTCGTGAGAATCAAACCAACGACGTTTCAGTCCTTCAgtcctcttctctaaccattaggtcaTGGTTCCCCACGTTACAAAATCTGACTGAAATCAAAAGCAGATTTTATCAGACTAGTGCTTTTTCTGAGCTCTGCAGTGTGTGAATTTAGCTGTGCTTGTTAGCATTCCGAGTTAATGAAACTCAGGTGTAGCAACAATAGCAGGAATACTAAAACAAATATAACAGCCTTTATTAACAACTTAGGCCTCCTGTAGCATTTTAGGATGATAAGGCTATTGTTTTATGTAGAGCTGTGGTTAATCACTGACCTTTGTTTTTTGTCTGAGGAGGAGGAGCGCCAGCGTCTGAAGGAGGAGCTTGAGGATGCAAAGGACAAAGCTCGCCGTCGCTCGCTCGGAAACATCAAGTTCATTGGGGAGCTTTTCAAGCTGAAGATGCTGACGGAGCCCATAATGCATGACTGCATCGTGAAGCTGCTGAAGAACCATGATGAGGAGAGTCTGGAGTGCCTCTGCAGACTTCTGTCCACAATTGGAAAAGACCTTGACTTTGAGAAGGCCAAGGTATCAGACGCTAACTCTATTTATTAAAGATTTTAGGCTTTTACAGTGTTTCCCTCTAGAAAATGTTAGTAAACAATGGCAAGATGCTATTCAGAAAGTCTTATGGAAGGTATGAGGAATTCAGGCATGAGGGAAGGCAATTAATATAAATGTCTAGTGTAGTAAAAGTCTGTTTTTGTGTCTACAGCCTCGTATGGATCAGTATTTTAACCAGATGGAGAAAATTATAAAGGAGAGAAAAACATCCTCCAGAATCCGCTTTATGTTGCAGGATGTTCTGGACCTCAGACGGGTAAGTACTACTATTACAACTAATAACTTCAACATCATAATCAACCTAACAATCCAAACCAAAAACCTCAAATCTAAactgtaatttttttctttgggtTCAGTTTTTTTCTCCAGTAAAAGTGGTTAAACTCTGAACTTGGTTTTGTATTtagtttcttattttatttatttttcctcccccccccctccttctGTCTGAATAATTATAGAATAACTGGGTTCCAAGGAGAGGAGATCAAGGCCCGAAGACGATCGATCAGATCCATAAAGAGGCTGAGTTGGAGGAGCACAGGGAGCAGATTAAAGTCCAGCAGCAGCTCCTGTCCAAAAAGGATTCGTCTCAGGGCCGAGGAGCCCGGGGCCCTCACTCTTCCTCCTCATCTTCCTCGGGCCGAGGCAGCCAGCCCCAAGATGAGGGCTGGAACACTGTTCCCatcagcactaagaacagaccCATTGACACCAGCCGGCTCAGCAAAATCACGAAGGTACAGGCCTCAGCTAATCCAAGGTCATGTCTAATCACTGCTTCCAGAAATTGCACAGGAAAACCCTGACAAATAAATGTCCCCCCGCCAAAAAAAGGAACGCAGATTTGATTGTTGACTCACATACTTATGCACACGATCAATTTCCTTCAAGTGATCTTGGTCAGGCTTAATATGGTCAATGAAAACACGGATATTGTGAAGTGTTAGGAAAGGGAAGATGAGATTTGACCAGTATTTCTGACATGTCCCACAGTGTGAACCAGATCGAGCAGTGTGTGTTAAAAGGTAACTGATAATGGTCTGTTGCTGCATCAAAATTGGCGAATTGTGTTTTAACTTTGACGCAGGCAGCTGAATTATACACTTTTTTTGGGGGGTAAGTCTTTTAACCCTCTGCTCTGTTTCCACAGCCTGGTGCTCTGGACTTTAACAACCAGCTTctggcacctggaggaaagggcTCATGGGGCAGTTGGGGCAAGGGCAGCAGTGGAGGCTCTGGAGCCAAACCCAGCACGGAACAGGGTATGAACACAAGCATGGCTTCAGCCATTTTTACTCCACACTCACTCTCAGTGCTTTGGGACAGAACAAAAAATACTGTAAGATCAATAACTTCTTGAGTGATAATGTTtgaaatttattcattcattttctctttttctctctgcatctctcCTGGTCCAGACACGAGTCGCACAACCAGCACTCTGAACCGTTTCTCTGCTCTCCAGCAGCCTGCCgcaccttcctcctcctcttcctctgcctcCATGGATTCTGATCGCAGGGTTCCTCAGAGGCAAGTACAAAATAAGTCAAAATCACTGTGCCTACTCCACTGATGACCTCTGTTTAGTGCCACGTGTCTGGGCCACTGACCTTCTCTGATGGGACTGAGGATCTGAGGAGAAATGAGCACTTGTTCAGTTCTAGCCTGTATTTACATTTAGGATACATTCATGGATACTTGTCACCAAGTactgaaataatatataaatatttatctgGAGCGTACAGCGCTGTGCAATTGTAAGTACCTGAGGAATgggatttaaaaagctatttatctgagcattAAGAGGGTATATTTGATAAAaagaaaaccaaacaaacatcCCTAATTGGAATAAATCCACTCCCATTATTCTAGTAAGTGTGAacgtgttggtttaaccctttcctcgtgacagtccagtattatttgagatTATCATCTAATCCCAAGTTTAagtggttaataaatacttcattatgttaaatctagtgtgctgtagatttaaTAAATTCGTAAGATCAAAGAGAACATCTTGAaacactttgttcttcacacttgctcacaacacagctactactttttagaaaaaaaaaatatatatatattttttgtgtgtacttGGTTTCAATATttaattgtataaaataaatatataatattatgaaTAAAGTATGCGTTTTTAAGTTATAATATTCTTAGGCGCTTAAGACTTTTGCATGGTTGTGTATTGCTTCGTTAACGAATGAACTCcggagaatttctagagaaactccagagtatTGGGTCCAGAGATGTCCCGGAATGGTTATTCACTTATGCAGATTTTCTGCATCAGTCAATCTCTTGCAGTGGCAAATGAAGCGTGTGCTTTAAGCATGGTGCCATGTCTGTGCAGCatgtgcaggagaaactcctTAACGTTCCCGCACCATTCTAACATGCGCTCAGACTTCACCTGGAGTCTTTACTAGGGCACGAGGAGGATACAGTATGGGTAAGGTCCAGGACGATTGTTTTGAGTGGTCATATTCACACATACAACTCCTCTAGGTAAACTTCGGAACATTTTGGGATTACCGTGCATGTGTCAAAGGGGCTCTCTATGGGAATTGTCTTGGGGTTATTGAAAGGCACTAAAACTTTTTTTGTGAgaataatttcttttttttttttttttgtggtcctGTGTGTAGAAGCAGTTCCAGCCGGGATCGCAGTGAGCGAGACAGGGCTGATCGAGACCGATTTGATCGTTTTGAAAGGAGAGACAGTCGAGAGGACAGAGACAAACCTCTGGACCGAAACCGTGCGGTCATCACGAAGCGCAGTTTCAGCCGAGAGACGGAGGAGCGCGCTCGCGGAGGAGAGAGCCGACCTGTCACGGATCCTGTGCGCCGTGTGGCGAGCATGACTGACGACCACAGGAGCCGAGAGAGAGAACGCAGCAAAGAGACGGGTGAGATTTGAAACACCGGCTGTGTACATATGGCTTGGTTATCTGGTTATGACAGGAATCAAAGAGTTTATGGATGTGCAGGTCCAGGCTGATCTGCATTCATGAGCAGTCTTTAATAATCTGTTGAAAAGGAGCACTGATATCTGTGTAAAAACAGTTGAACTTTAATTGTTGAATGCGCTTATGCATTCATGTTACAACGAAGGGTTTATACATGTCCTGAACGGATCCTAATGATGCGTTGATTTTTCTTCTGTCCTATAGTGAAACGTGAGGCCGCTCCCACTCCTCCACCGACTCAGGCTAAACCGGCTCTGAGCGAAGAGGAGGTGGAGAAGAAGGCTACGGCCATCATTGAGGAGTATCTCCACATCAATGACCTTAAGGTAAACGGCGCACAGGACTGTGCTCTTTGCATGGGGATGAAAATACTGAAGCACAGCTTTATGCAATTGACATTGTGTATGTTTCTGTATTTAactctgctttgtttttgtgtgtgtaggaggcAGTACAATGCATTCAGGAGCTGAACAGCCAGGTTCTTCTCTTCGTGTTTGTGCGGAACGGCGTTGAGTCGACCCTGGAACGCAGCACCATTGCCAGAGAGCATATGGGTCTCCTCCTGCACAAACTCCTCAGCACCAAGATCCTTACTGCAGAGCAGTACTACAAAGGGTGAGGATAAATAGAAATGGAAAATAGAAATTAATTTTGCGTATATTTAACACTCATTGTAACATAAGATGCCCCTGCTCCACTGACATTTTTATAGACACACTCTGGGTTCCAATTACAAATTAAATGTTCTTTCCCACTCGGTGTCTGCTCCGCTGATGACCTCTGTTTAGTGCCACGTGTCTGGGCCACTGAATTTCACTGATGGGACTGAGGATCTGAGGAGCTTTCGTTCTTAGTTCTATTTGCAGTTTCACAGTAAAAAGGAACACACTCTACATTAATGCATTTCATGTTAGGCGGAGCATTAAAGGAACATGTGCATAGTGTATAATGTAACAGACCTGAGCCCTGTAGCATTCTTTAGTGGTGAAGCAGAAAAACAAGCTTTTCTCCAAGTAATTCAGTCACATGATTATTGAATGTGTAGATGCAGTGTCAGTCGAGGAGCAGCAGATTTTAATGCAGAACCTGGCTCATTAAACAACACAAATTTAAACTTTGAATTTGTAATCAATTGTGATTCAGCGCTCCTACATAGTGGGACAAAAACACTCCTTAGATCTCCACTTCCTGTAAGTGTAAAGTATGGTAAAAAATGAAAACCTTGTGTTCTTCAGGCTTCAGGAAATCCTGGAAGTTGCGGATGATATGGCTATTGATATTCCACACATCTGGCTTTACCTGGCTGAGATCATCGCCCCTGTGCTGCAGGAGGGAGGAATTCCCATGGGGCAACTCTTCAGGTAAGCATATCCTTcggctccactgatcatacagaccatctgtctctctcaatGCTTTGATGCACCCAGTGTTCTTCAGTGATCAGGgtccacacagagcaggtatgatttgtggtggatcattctcagtgaagTGGTGTTGAGCTGATACAAGTGGATCTCACACAGCAGTGGAGCTGCTCCAGTgtagctggagtttttaaacccctgtgtcactgctggactgagagtagTCCACTGCCCATGTATTCCAAGCTCTGtagaggtcctgaccattgaagaacagggtgaaagggggctaacaaagtaagCAAATCAGCAGATGAACTGTAGTCGTCCTTTAGTCTTTAAATCAGTCTTTAATCCATTTAAACACTCATTTATctaaacatgcaaaaaaatccTGGGTGGAGAGAGACTGTGTCTTTATAttgctgtgttttctttttcctcaggGAGGTGTCCAAACCTCTGCTGCCTTTAGGGAAAGCTGCTACTTTACTGGTTCAGATCCTCAACCTGCTCTGTAAAGGATTGGTGAGTGTAATGTCTTAACTCTTTGTGTCCCCTGTATCTGGAGATCTCTGTATGACACTGTTACTCGTCTCTGCAGAGTCATAAAAAGGCAAGCGCTCTGTGGAACGAAGCTGGACTCAACTGGAAGGACTTCCTCCCTGAGGATGAGGACGTCAACAAGTTTGTGACTGAACAGGTATGGTGGATATTAATAATGTTGCTCCTCTATTAGATGTTCCCACCAGAGAGTACTGTTTTTAGAGTTCAGGAGACGTCAAAGAATTAACCCAGGGGTTCTTTATTaagcaggattttttttttttcagtttagccagataattTACACCCAAATCAAGAGCTAGGGATTTTCTTATTGGACAGGGCACAATTTAACTGGCTAATGGAGAAATATTGATTTGAGACACCCTCCCCCTAAGACTTAATTCCTTGTCCTTTTATTCATTGGAAAATTGGAAAAACAACTCCTACCACTTTTGCTGTGGTGTGCATTTGTGTTGCTCTGGTCTGAGTGCAGTGTACTGAAAGAATTGTGTTTTCTCTTGCAGAAGATGGAGTTCACTCTTGGAGAGGAGACGGAAAAGTCCAGTAAAACGCagctgagcgctgaggaactgAATAAAAACCTGGAGCGTCTCGTCAAGGACAAGGCCAGCAACCAGAGGATCCTTGACTGGGTGGAGGTGAGGGTAGAGTCTAAAGCAAGCTtttcattaaaacaggatttctGTAGTGGTCATTTACTGGTGCagctcaataaattagaatattgtcaacatgttatttcttttaatattgaTGATTATGGCCTACAGCCAATGAAAGCCCAAAAGTCAGTATCTATAtgcaggggttggacaatgaaactgaaacacctgttgttttagtgtgtgaggttgta
This window of the Hoplias malabaricus isolate fHopMal1 chromosome Y, fHopMal1.hap1, whole genome shotgun sequence genome carries:
- the LOC136678056 gene encoding eukaryotic translation initiation factor 4 gamma 1-like isoform X1, producing the protein MNKPPQPLAGPPSVPHPSPSPGLTQAAFPPGQPPSVVFAPPPPQMNSTPQPRQFPPGLRDLHQQGGFRSLQYYHNRPNLSSSAPRVPPNSTTRAVATGHVYPSNSQMMMISQQQLQFPNSQAPAYFIQPGQYRPPYVPQAQQYSVASAPASFYPGTNPDYSSTYEASLAVRERRGGGGRGAVRENGRLSLHAPLTSQRYPAGAYYPAQQFQPTVAATPVIMNPAQQQQAPPPQQAPPQQHKRERKQIRIRDPNQGGRDITEEIMSGGRSASTPTPPQSVGPEAGGPAQTNGETIPPPAAVVIRPDDCVKPVALAGTSATPPPAKTPEQSAIADETKTSPDQEPVLSESPETPPQLQNIDTELRTSPSPPPPAQISLPSAENPTPQAEDKTEDAVDAPLSPEAEPPNPKAEGPEEPTAAEEEPSEKVEKVEPEEPKVKELEPLAEKAQPTSDPTLTSVTATALATEAAIPATNGSEEAIVEATPTEPLKKINPELEPESSSVLPEEVPVANGLPQDLEELPAEKPKASAEPEAESKAQEAQESTPSAPEVSEEGDVKTEETLSEETTMQAVLSVPKKKKKLKDLNNKDVGDLLDAFKEPEEKEPASEPMVAPVQTSEPPAPAPEEPEETWEEKEDKLDTENIEPDATKPVEQKYQYKEEHWKPINPEEKKCYDREFLLRFQFISASMSKPEGLPHITEVVLDKANKTPLRPLDPSRLMNCGPDFTPSFANLGRQPPGGGRGLLPGPRRSQQGQQRKEPRKIIASVSLNDDVQLNRAEKAWKPSGKKTREEEDPEMVRTQDLFRRVRGILNKLTPQMFQQLMKQVTELTIDTEERLKGVIDLVFEKAISEPNFSVAYANMCRCLTGLKVPTSDKPTVTVNFRKLLLNRCQKEFEKDKDDDEIFEQKQKEMDAAKEEEERQRLKEELEDAKDKARRRSLGNIKFIGELFKLKMLTEPIMHDCIVKLLKNHDEESLECLCRLLSTIGKDLDFEKAKPRMDQYFNQMEKIIKERKTSSRIRFMLQDVLDLRRNNWVPRRGDQGPKTIDQIHKEAELEEHREQIKVQQQLLSKKDSSQGRGARGPHSSSSSSSGRGSQPQDEGWNTVPISTKNRPIDTSRLSKITKPGALDFNNQLLAPGGKGSWGSWGKGSSGGSGAKPSTEQDTSRTTSTLNRFSALQQPAAPSSSSSSASMDSDRRVPQRSSSSRDRSERDRADRDRFDRFERRDSREDRDKPLDRNRAVITKRSFSRETEERARGGESRPVTDPVRRVASMTDDHRSRERERSKETVKREAAPTPPPTQAKPALSEEEVEKKATAIIEEYLHINDLKEAVQCIQELNSQVLLFVFVRNGVESTLERSTIAREHMGLLLHKLLSTKILTAEQYYKGLQEILEVADDMAIDIPHIWLYLAEIIAPVLQEGGIPMGQLFREVSKPLLPLGKAATLLVQILNLLCKGLSHKKASALWNEAGLNWKDFLPEDEDVNKFVTEQKMEFTLGEETEKSSKTQLSAEELNKNLERLVKDKASNQRILDWVEVNLDEQQMASNQFIRALMTTVCQSAISETPYKVDVVQISQHAKLLQKYLSDEQKELQALYALQALMVRMEQPANLLRMLFDALYDEDVIKEEAFYKWESSKDPAEQLGKGVALKSVTGFFNWLREAEEESDTNS
- the LOC136678056 gene encoding eukaryotic translation initiation factor 4 gamma 1-like isoform X2; translation: MNKPPQPLAGPPSVPHPSPSPGLTQAAFPPGQPPSVVFAPPPPQMNSTPQPRQFPPGLRDLHQQGGFRSLQYYHNRPNLSSSAPRVPPNSTTRAVATGHVYPSNSQMMMISQQQLQFPNSQAPAYFIQPGQYRPPYVPQAQQYSVASAPASFYPGTNPDYSSTYEASLAVRERRGGGGRGAVRENGRLSLHAPLTSQRYPAGAYYPAQQFQPTVAATPVIMNPAQQQQAPPPQQAPPQQHKRERKQIRIRDPNQGGRDITEEIMSGGRSASTPTPPQSVGPEAGGPAQTNGETIPPPAAVVIRPDDCVKPVALAGTSATPPPAKTPEQSAIADETKTSPDQEPVLSESPETPPQLQNIDTELRTSPSPPPPAQISLPSAENPTPQAEDKTEDAVDAPLSPEAEPPNPKAEGPEEPTAAEEEPSEKVEKVEPEEPKVKELEPLAEKAQPTSDPTLTSVTATALATEAAIPATNGSEEAIVEATPTEPLKKINPELEPESSSVLPEEVPVANGLPQDLEELPAEKPKASAEPEAESKAQEAQESTPSAPEVSEEGDVKTEETLSEETTMQAVLSVPKKKKKLKDLNNKDVGDLLDAFKEPEEKEPASEPMVAPVQTSEPPAPAPEEPEETWEEKEDKLDTENIEPDATKPVEQKYQYKEEHWKPINPEEKKCYDREFLLRFQFISASMSKPEGLPHITEVVLDKANKTPLRPLDPSRLMNCGPDFTPSFANLGRQPPGGGRGLLPGPRRSQQGQQRKEPRKIIASVSLNDDVQLNRAEKAWKPSGKKTREEEDPEMVRTQDLFRRVRGILNKLTPQMFQQLMKQVTELTIDTEERLKGVIDLVFEKAISEPNFSVAYANMCRCLTGLKVPTSDKPTVTVNFRKLLLNRCQKEFEKDKDDDEIFEQKQKEMDAAKEEERQRLKEELEDAKDKARRRSLGNIKFIGELFKLKMLTEPIMHDCIVKLLKNHDEESLECLCRLLSTIGKDLDFEKAKPRMDQYFNQMEKIIKERKTSSRIRFMLQDVLDLRRNNWVPRRGDQGPKTIDQIHKEAELEEHREQIKVQQQLLSKKDSSQGRGARGPHSSSSSSSGRGSQPQDEGWNTVPISTKNRPIDTSRLSKITKPGALDFNNQLLAPGGKGSWGSWGKGSSGGSGAKPSTEQDTSRTTSTLNRFSALQQPAAPSSSSSSASMDSDRRVPQRSSSSRDRSERDRADRDRFDRFERRDSREDRDKPLDRNRAVITKRSFSRETEERARGGESRPVTDPVRRVASMTDDHRSRERERSKETVKREAAPTPPPTQAKPALSEEEVEKKATAIIEEYLHINDLKEAVQCIQELNSQVLLFVFVRNGVESTLERSTIAREHMGLLLHKLLSTKILTAEQYYKGLQEILEVADDMAIDIPHIWLYLAEIIAPVLQEGGIPMGQLFREVSKPLLPLGKAATLLVQILNLLCKGLSHKKASALWNEAGLNWKDFLPEDEDVNKFVTEQKMEFTLGEETEKSSKTQLSAEELNKNLERLVKDKASNQRILDWVEVNLDEQQMASNQFIRALMTTVCQSAISETPYKVDVVQISQHAKLLQKYLSDEQKELQALYALQALMVRMEQPANLLRMLFDALYDEDVIKEEAFYKWESSKDPAEQLGKGVALKSVTGFFNWLREAEEESDTNS
- the LOC136678056 gene encoding eukaryotic translation initiation factor 4 gamma 1-like isoform X4, which codes for MNKPPQPLAGPPSVPHPSPSPGLTQAAFPPGQPPSVVFAPPPPQMNSTPQPRQFPPGLRDLHQQGGFRSLQYYHNRPNLSSSAPRVPPNSTTRAVATGHVYPSNSQMMMISQQQLQFPNSQAPAYFIQPGQYRPPYVPQAQQYSVASAPASFYPGTNPDYSSTYAGAYYPAQQFQPTVAATPVIMNPAQQQQAPPPQQAPPQQHKRERKQIRIRDPNQGGRDITEEIMSGGRSASTPTPPQSVGPEAGGPAQTNGETIPPPAAVVIRPDDCVKPVALAGTSATPPPAKTPEQSAIADETKTSPDQEPVLSESPETPPQLQNIDTELRTSPSPPPPAQISLPSAENPTPQAEDKTEDAVDAPLSPEAEPPNPKAEGPEEPTAAEEEPSEKVEKVEPEEPKVKELEPLAEKAQPTSDPTLTSVTATALATEAAIPATNGSEEAIVEATPTEPLKKINPELEPESSSVLPEEVPVANGLPQDLEELPAEKPKASAEPEAESKAQEAQESTPSAPEVSEEGDVKTEETLSEETTMQAVLSVPKKKKKLKDLNNKDVGDLLDAFKEPEEKEPASEPMVAPVQTSEPPAPAPEEPEETWEEKEDKLDTENIEPDATKPVEQKYQYKEEHWKPINPEEKKCYDREFLLRFQFISASMSKPEGLPHITEVVLDKANKTPLRPLDPSRLMNCGPDFTPSFANLGRQPPGGGRGLLPGPRRSQQGQQRKEPRKIIASVSLNDDVQLNRAEKAWKPSGKKTREEEDPEMVRTQDLFRRVRGILNKLTPQMFQQLMKQVTELTIDTEERLKGVIDLVFEKAISEPNFSVAYANMCRCLTGLKVPTSDKPTVTVNFRKLLLNRCQKEFEKDKDDDEIFEQKQKEMDAAKEEEERQRLKEELEDAKDKARRRSLGNIKFIGELFKLKMLTEPIMHDCIVKLLKNHDEESLECLCRLLSTIGKDLDFEKAKPRMDQYFNQMEKIIKERKTSSRIRFMLQDVLDLRRNNWVPRRGDQGPKTIDQIHKEAELEEHREQIKVQQQLLSKKDSSQGRGARGPHSSSSSSSGRGSQPQDEGWNTVPISTKNRPIDTSRLSKITKPGALDFNNQLLAPGGKGSWGSWGKGSSGGSGAKPSTEQDTSRTTSTLNRFSALQQPAAPSSSSSSASMDSDRRVPQRSSSSRDRSERDRADRDRFDRFERRDSREDRDKPLDRNRAVITKRSFSRETEERARGGESRPVTDPVRRVASMTDDHRSRERERSKETVKREAAPTPPPTQAKPALSEEEVEKKATAIIEEYLHINDLKEAVQCIQELNSQVLLFVFVRNGVESTLERSTIAREHMGLLLHKLLSTKILTAEQYYKGLQEILEVADDMAIDIPHIWLYLAEIIAPVLQEGGIPMGQLFREVSKPLLPLGKAATLLVQILNLLCKGLSHKKASALWNEAGLNWKDFLPEDEDVNKFVTEQKMEFTLGEETEKSSKTQLSAEELNKNLERLVKDKASNQRILDWVEVNLDEQQMASNQFIRALMTTVCQSAISETPYKVDVVQISQHAKLLQKYLSDEQKELQALYALQALMVRMEQPANLLRMLFDALYDEDVIKEEAFYKWESSKDPAEQLGKGVALKSVTGFFNWLREAEEESDTNS